TTTGGTTGCCCGAATTAATTCAGGAAATGATGAATGAGGCAGAAAATTTAGGTTATTGGCTCACTGAATAGTGTGTGTGCGGGCGGCTTTGCGTGGGGTTGGGGCTGTTTCTGAATGCTCGTTTCGAGTGTGCATATTGACGCCATTGTGTAGGCTGACGGATGTAGTGGTGTGGTAACTTTGTGGTAACTTTTGCCTGCATGGGTATGCAAAAAAGCCTGTAAGCGATTTGCTTACAGGCTTTTAAAAAAGTGGCGGGATGGACGGGACTCGAACCCGCGACCTCCGGCGTGACAGGCCGGCGTTCTAACCAACTGAACTACCACCCCTCGAAAGAGGAAAGAGGCCGAAGTTAGTTGATGGGCGCGGTATGTCAAGCGGTCAATTCGCACTTTTTTCAGAAAGGTTGCTTTTTCTTTTTCGGCATCGGTCTGAATCCAGTATTTATGGGCTCTCCAGTAGGTTTTATGGGAGTAAAGTTCGCAGTTTACGAAGCGTGGGCGGGTGTCTAGCGTGCCAGATATGCCGGATCGCCAAAGCCCGGGCCGCCTGGCCGCTATGAAGTCTGCCCACCGGGGGCGGGGGAAAACCGGTGCCCTGGCTATGGCCTTGGTCGTGCAGGCTATACTGCTGCTGGCGGCGGTCGTGGTGATGGTTGCGGTGCCCTCAGGGCGTAAAGACCCGGCTTTTGTCGCGGGTAAGCGCATTAGCCTGCCGCAACGAGAGCTCGACCACCGGGTGGCCCTGAATGAGTTTCAGCAGGCAGCTGGGGTCTCGATGCCTGTGGAGAAGATTTCGGCGGTCTCGCTACTGGCCGAGGATACGCTGCCGGAACTACCCGAGCTGCCGAGCGATAGCTTCAGCCCCTTCGTGCTGGAAAACCCTGCCCCTGATGCGCAGGCGATGCTGGGAGAGTCCGGGCTGAGTGCGGCTCTGGAGGGGTTGGGGGGCGGCGTCTCAGAGTTGGACCTATTCGGCGTCCGGGAGGGGGCGGCGCGCTTCGTCATTGTGGTGGACACCTCGAACTCCATGTTCGAGCGCCAACGCGATGGCGTGAAGTACCGTTTCGACTTCAGTCTGATAAAAGACGAGATCACCGCGCTCATCGCCGGGCTGAGCTCAGATACGCAGTTTGACCTCATCGTCTACGAGGGCGGATCGCTCGCCTGGCAGCCTCAGCTCATGCGGGCCTCCCTCGCAAACAAGGAGGCCGCTACCGAGTGGCTGAGGGGGCTGAGTGAGAGCCCAGGGGCCTCCATCTCCAGTCGTAGCAGCCCTGGCCCGAAACTTATCGAAGGCGGTGGCACCCGGCTCGATACCGCGCTAAAGCAGGCCTTTAGCTTTGCCCCGGAGGTCATCTTTGTCGTTACAGACGGCGAGATCAACCGCTCCGGCAAGACCATTTCCGAGGAGGAGGTGCTCGATATCATCCGGGAGCTGCAGCGTTCTCTGCCTGAACCGGCCCGTATCCACGTCATCCATTACCAGACGACGGTCAGCAAGCCGGAAGAGGTGGCCTCCATGCGCGCGATTGCGGGTCGCAACAGTGGGCGCTTTCGGCAGATCGAGGCTGTGCCGGTCGAGTGAGACCGAGGACGTGGGGCAGTCTTTGGGCCTTCTCAGGGATTTTCGAGTGCTAGTAGAGCGCTTCGCCACAGGTCTGCCTCCCCGGGGTGTCCATGGGCGGAGAGTCCATCGCTAATCGCGCTATCCGTGGGCTCGGCCACGATATGGCGTGGGTCGCCCGGGAGTTGTGGATCAACGGCCCGTACGAGCCGCCAGCAGGCCCAGGCGCGCCAGCTCTTGCGGGCAGCGTCACTCCCGCGCACACGGTCAGCCAGGTGCTGGAAATGCACGCGAGGGTTACCGATAAAGACGCCGGTTGGATTGTGAGCGACGATCCATGCTGTAGCCCTGTAGGGGAGCGGCCACTCCCTCAGGACTGGCTCAGAGCCATCCATCTGCGCGAACAGAGCTCTATCCAGAGCCAGCAGGCTACGGGCTGAGAGGCCGCGCATCCACAGGGTTTGTGCGTAGCGCAGGGCGACCGGATAAAAGTCGGCACCGGGCGAGGAGCGGTAAGGGGCGAGCGAGCGCCATGACATGCCAGGATCGGCCTCAGGGAGGTAGGGGCAGGGATCGGGCGTGTCCATCGGAGGTAAGGTTTTCGTACGCGGGGATGGCTTGCAACGTCAATGTGCCTGCGCTTGAATGCCGCCGTATTGGAGACGCCGCAGACACAGAGAAAACGCCGAGAGGCTCAGAATATCCGGGGAAAGGAACGCTTTGCGATCTGGCTGGGCTCCTGGCTGGTCTGGGCATGGACACGCTCTCTGCGCCTGCATGCGGACGAGCAGACGCGTGCTGTGCTCTCGGAGCGGCTGACCGGTGTGCACATGCTGTGGCATAACCGGCTCTTCATGATTTCCGAGGTGGGGCGTCGCTACATGAAGTACCCAGGCCGGAACTTCTATGGCCTGATCAGTGGCAGTAAGGATGGAGCCTGGCTCTCAGGGATTTTTTCCAAGCTCGATATCGAGCCGATACGGGGCTCCAGTAGTTGGCGAGGGACGGAGGCCCTCCGCGAGATCGTCCGCTTACTGCGGGACGGGAATGATGTCGGAATCACCCCGGACGGCCCCCGTGGGCCCTGCTACAGTGTGCAGCGTGGCGCACTGGTGGCTGCGCGTAGTGCGGGGGTCGCTATCACACTGACTGCGGTCAACCCCGCCCATACCTGGCGCTTGAAGAGCTGGGACCGCTTTTACCTCCCGGTCCCGTTTACTCGGGTCGAGGTGCGCTCGATCAAGTTCAAGAATTTCGCTGAGCTGGAACGCGCTGCGGGTGGTGAAGACCCGGCAGCGTATATCCGGCGTCGCCTGCTGGAGCTTTCCGGGATACAGGAGTCAGAGGCTGACGCGGGGAATGAATGACGCGTGCCGAGGCTCTGAGCTATAAGCCGGCGACGGCTCTACTGGCTTCTCGAAGAAGGTAACAGTAATACTGGCCAGACGGGAACGATATCCCAGTCTGTCGGTACAAGCGTCTCTGCCCAAAGAACACAGCAACCGGTCGGGCTGCGTACAGCCGTTAACCCGGTTTGAGGCGTTGCTAAGGGCAGCAGAGGCGAGCTTAGAAAGTCGGCGAAGAGACGGAGGTGCCGCCTGCAGCTACGGTGAGGTTTTCACCTTCGGCCCAGATTTCATCATTGATGACGAATTTGAAGACGACGCCTTCCTTGGCGCTTGCCGTCGACCAGGTCCAGTCACCATCCACACAATCCATGAGGAGGCCCTTGTCCCAGTCGAGACCGCCACCTTCACCGCGGATGTAAAGGTTGTTACCCCAGCCGATGTCGACCTTTGCGATCACCGTGGTGAGAGGGGAGGCAGCCTTTTTAACCGTCTTCTTGGCAGCGACTTTCTTGGCAACTTTCTTTGCAACCGTTTTCTTTACTGCCGTCTTTTTAACAGCGGTCTTCTTCACGGCGGCTTTCTTCACAGCCTTCTTTGCAGCTTTTTTTGTAGCCATAGTTTTGTCAGTTTAGATTGAGGGGCAGTCCCTAACCCTTAGCACATGAGTGGGTGACTGCAAGTCGATTCCCTAACCGTCTTATCATCGTGACGCACGATGTGCATGTATTAGCGGGCTGTATCCAAAAAAAACTATTTTGGACGTTAGCTACTTGCTTTGGCTTTTGGGCGGGAACGGGTTGTTGGTGTTCATGCGCGAGAGGGAATCGTTGAGGCGCATGCCTAAAACACGTGAGAGATTCAGGAACAGCTTACTGGAAAGGAATGGGCTGGAGCGTTGGAGCTTGAGCATGCTGTCCCAGTCCAGGACGAGCAGCTTGCCCGCGGTGCTTGCGGTTACATCGGCGGTACGGCGCACGCTGGAGACCAGGGCAACTTCACCGACTACACCGCCCAGCGAGAGCGTGGAGAGGACGAGTTTATTGCCTTCAACCTGCTTGCTGACTTCAAACTCCCCATCGATCACCACGTACATGCGGTGCCCGAGCTCGCCCTCGCGGATGATGCGTTGGCCAGGCTCGCAGTCCTCGATGTTGGCCAGCAGGATCAGCTTTTTCGCCTGCCATTTACTCATGCCTGCAAAGACCGGCGAAGACTCGATGAGCGCCTGACGAAGGTTAAAGCCGATGACATCCCAGAGGGTGATCAAGCGTGTGGTGGACAGCAGCACGGGCGTCAGCAGGACGTCGGCCGCAAAGGCCAGCAGCATGACGAAGGCGCTCAGCAGGCCGAACTGCATGACGGGCAGGAAACTGGAAAAACCGAGCACGAGAAACCCGCCGGCCAGGCCGAACGAGGTCGTCATCACCGGGTAAAACTCGGAGCGTAAAGCGCTGGCGATGGCGGGCATCTCCTCCTTGTGCACCTTCAGCTCTTTGTTATAGCGCACCATCAGGTGCAGGGTGTCGTCCACGGCGATGCCAATGGTGATGGCGGCCACCATGCAGGTGCCGACGTTGAGCGGGATGCCCGTCAGCCCCATCAGCCCGAAGACCATCAGTACGGCGAAAACATTTGAAAAAACCGTCAGCAGACCTGCGCGGCACGAGAGGAACAACAGGCCCACCGTGATGAACAAAAAGGCGATCATGCTGGAGAGTGAGAGCACCTGCCCGGTGATCACCTTGTCCACAGCGCGGGAAGCCAGCACGGACTGCCCCGTCACGCTGTAGCCATGCATCCCGAACTCTCCGCTGCCGAGTTTGTTCTCGATCTCGTCCACGAGTTGATTGAAGGCGCTACTGTCATTCAGATTGCAGCGCAGGGTCAGGTTGACGGCAGAAAAGTCACCGCTGACGTACGGCTGGAGAGTGGAGCGGTGGAAAAACAGCAGGTACTGAGCGACCAGCCCATCCTTGTCCGGGACTTTGAGCATGGCCGGGTCATCTCCGAACATAGCCTTGTTCACGAGGGCGAGGTAGTCATTCAGGCCGATGACCTTATCGACATCATCGCGCTGCCGCAGCCACTCGCTGAGCTTCTCCACCTGCATTAGCTTCTTGGCCTGACGGTATTCGCCCGGCTCGCCTTCCAGGGTGATGTAGGCGACCTTGCTGCCACTCAGGCGCGACGAGACCGTGTTGAGCTTTTCCAGGATGGGAGAGTCTGGCCGCAGGAAGCTCAGCAGGTCGTTGCTGACCTTGATCTGCGGGATCAGGAACAGGCAGGGTACGCAAAGAATCGCGAATACGGCGATGACCGTGCGCGGGCGGCCGATCGCATGGGTCATGATCCAGTGGCGGACTCGCAGAGTGAGGCGGCGCTGGCGTGAGTTTTGCTCGCTGCCCTTGGAATTACTGCGGATGAAGCGCCCGAAGAAGCGCAGATACGCAGGCAGAAACATGGCGGAGACGGCGAAGCGGGCAATCAAGCCGAAGGCCGCACTCATGCCGAAGTCCTGCATGATCTGCAGGGCATTGATGCCCGTCACGGCAAAGCCGAGCGTCGTCGTCATTGCGGTGAGCATCAGGGTCAGCCCGATACGCCCGGCTACGGCCTCGATGGCGGCCAGCCCGGTGATGCCCTCGTCGCGAATCTCCCGATACTCGGTCAGGATGTGGACATCCTCGGTGGCCCCGATGATCAGGATCAGCGCCGGGACGATGTAGTTGAGCATCCCGATGGGGATACCCGCCATGGACATGAAGCCCAGGGTCCAGATCGTAGCGATGGCGGCATTGATGACCGGGATGAGCGATGCCTGTACGCTGCCCATGAGCAGCCCGATTAGCCCGATCAGGATCAGGCAGGAGAGGGGCAGGAGAAACTTCTGGTCGCCGAGGATGTAGTCGCTCATCCACACGTGAATGGCGGGTGAGCCGACTTGAAAGACCCGGTCAAACTTCCCGTTGTAATTTTTCAGGATACCCTCGATGCTCTCGTAGACTTTGCGGTCGTAATGACTTTCCGAGGAGGTAGAGGGCTTGAGGTAAAGGCTTAGCAGAGTGGCCTCGCCGTCTTCGGACAGGATCGCTCGCGTCAGCAGGGGATTGGCCTTTGCGACTGTTTTGAGCCAGTCAGCTTCCTTCTGCGTCTCAGGGACGCGCTTCACGAGTGGAGAGGTGTCGACCCAACCGCCGGAGCCGGTGATGTTTTTAGCGGTAAAGAGGTTCTCCTCCCGCTGGACCTCGGGGAGCTTTTTCAGGTCCAGTGTCAGCTGCTTGAGCAGAGCCAGCTTCTCGGGGCTAAACAGCTGGGTGTCCTCGATGTAGACTGAGGCCAACTGGTCAGAGCCGAATTCGTCGCGCACGGCTTCATAGCGCATGCGTTCGGGGCTATCGTGCGGGATGAGTTCGTCCGTGGAGACGTTGATCTCCAAGCGCATAGCCTGCCACAAGCCGAAGCCTGTAAGCAGCAGAAATACCCCAAAGACTCCCAGGGCATGCCGGTAGCAAAACTGGAAGAGACGTGACACCCGTTAAGCGATCAGCGAGGGCGTGATTACCCGTGCTGATGATCTTGCAACATAGGGGTTTTACCCTCGGTCACAAGCGAAATGCGTGTAGGACAGTATCGTAATTAACGAATTTGCCCAGAGCCGTTCAGCTCTTGTTGCTGTCGTCCGTATGCGGCTCGTCAAGGATCTCCAGGAGTGCTTCGTTGCTGGCATCTTGGGTTTGGAGGGATTCAACCGTGAAAACCTCTTCGGGGACATCCTTGTTCAAGCGGGCCTTGAGCACCGTCATGATCGAAGTGGTGTTGTTCAGGTGGTTGTTCATCGTGGCGCGGCGCGGGCGCTCCGTCATGCCGTCCACCTCGGAGGAGTTGTAGTCGTAGCCGTTAAAGGTCTTATACGGTTCGCGCTCACCCTCGGCGTAAAACTCGACGCGCAGGATGTTGTAGTCCTCCTTGTCGATGTAGAGCAGGCGACTGGCGTAGTCCTGCCGGTTCTTGATGTCCACATTCGCAGGAGCCGACATGATGACATACACCTCGCGGCCCTCCAGCTCCTCGTCGAGCAGACGGTAGTACTGGAACTCGTTCGTATTCTCCTTGCGCAGATCGTCAAAGGTGAAGTCCGAGCCCATGAAGGGTGTATTCTTCTGCGAGCCGGTGATCTGACGCGCCTGTCCGAGCGCTGGAAGGTAAAAGTACTGTTCGCTTTCGTCGCCGCCTTTTTCCTTGGTCAGCAGAGCGACCCCGCTGATATCGTCGGGGGCGAGGAAGCGGATCAGGTAGCGCAGGTTGCCGTCTTTGTCGGGTTTCACCGCGCTGAGCATCTCGCGCACCTGGGTGTTCCCGCCTTCATCGACGATGACCATCTTGATCAGGTCGACCTCGGAGTTCACGGCCTGGCGAGTCTTGAGCTCGCCCATGATCTCGTCGGCGGTTTTGTAGCTGGCTTTGCGAAAGCCCGACAGCGGAAGTATGGCTGCGAGCAGTACACAAGCGATGGCGATCCGTGGGAAAGTCATAACCGTAGCAGGAATAAACTTAATGTAGCGTATTAGGGCGGCTGTCAATGAAAGTTGGTCTCCCCAGACGCATATCAGCTCAGTTACAGGCTAGTTAAGCTGCTGGGGATTGTCGATCAGGCCAAAGGAAAGAGCCTGGCGAGTGAGGCCTGCGACGTCGTGGACGCCGAGCTTCTTCATCAGGTTCGCGCGGTGGGTGTCGGCCGTCTTCACGCTGATGTCGAGTTTCGCTGCGATTTCCTTGCTGGTGCAGCTCTCGGCGATCAGTTGGAGGACCTGCCGTTCGCGCGGTGTCAGCTCCTCCAGAGAATCCCCTTGGCTGGGGTTGATCATGATTTCGCGCATGATGTCCACGATGCGCGGGCCGAAATAGCTCTGGCCGGCCGCAATCTTTTCCAGTGCGACCTCCAGTTCGTTCAAATTCGCGTCCTTCTCGATAAAGCCCTCGATACCGGCTTCGAGTACCTTGCGGACCACGTTTTTACTCGGGAAGGCCGAGAAGACGAGGATGTCCGGCTTGCGGTCGGCGTTTTTGAGCTGGCGGAGCACCTCGACGCCGTTGAGCTGCGGGAGCATGATGTCCAGCACGACGATGTCAGGCTTTTTATCGTTAATCTCACGCAGGGCCTCGTGCCCATCAGCCAAAGCCCCGACGACTTCGATACCGGGGTACGACTCCAACAAGCGGCAGATCAGGTCCCGCAGGATGGTTTGGTCTTCTACAACAACGACGCGCTTCATGAGAGATATCAGTGACACTACAATGATCGCCCCGGCTTTGGCAATCCCCTTTACGACAGGGAAACCGCTGTGCGCAAGGGGCTGTGATCCTGAGAGGGGCGTGAAGAATGACCCTGACTGCCTACAAGAAAGCCTGTAGTCCCCGGCGCAGGAGAAGCAGAAAGAAATACTGGCTGCTCCAACGATAGCCGTATCGGAGCTCTGAGTGTCGACTACGATTGGACAAACTTGAACTCCGCGACCGCGTCCACAAGGCGGGTGGGGATGTTACCGTGGATGAGGACGCCCTCGTTCTGCGCCTCCTCGTCCTGGACGGCTCCGGCCTCATGGAGCTTGTTGATCAGGTCGTAGCGGCTGTGGGGGATGAGCAGGGTCATCGGTTCGGCAAACTCGCGCAGCATCTGCTCACACTTGTCCAGTAGCTGGTCCATGCCCTCGCCGGTGTGGGCGCTGATAAAGATCGCGTTGGGGTGGTCGTGGTGCAGCTCGGCCTCATGCAGGCCGTCGATGCCTCGGTCGATCTTGTTAAAGACCGTGAGGATGTTTTTCGTCTCGGCGCCCAGTTCCTTGAGGACGCTGAGGGTGGTTTTGTAGTGGGCCTCGGCTTCGGGGCTGGAGGCATCGACCACATGGATGAGAAAGGTCGAGACGATGGCCTCCTCAAGCGTGGCCTTGAAGGCCTCGACCAGGCGGTGCGGCAGACGGCGGACAAAGCCGACCGTGTCGGTGACGAGCAGGGCCTGCCCGGAGGGTAGCTCCATGCGGCGGGTGGTCGGGTCGAGCGTGGCGAAGAGCTTATCCGCGGCGAGGACCTTGGACCCGGTCAGGCGGTTGAGCAGGGAGGATTTACCGGCGTTGGTGTAGCCGACGATCGCGGCCGAGGGCAGGGGTACCTTCATGCGTTGCTTGCGCTGGGTCTCGCGGTGGCGCACGACGTCCTTGAGCTCGGTCTTGAGCTTTGAGATGCGCGTGCGGATCATGCGCTGGTCCAGCTCGAGCTGGGTTTCCCCGGCGTCACGCTGGAGAGCGCCACCGCCGCGCTGGCGGTCAAGGTGGGTCCACGCGCGCTTCATGCGCGGCAGCTGGTACTCAAGCTGAGCCAGCTCGACCTGGAGGCTGGCTTCCTTAGTCGAG
This genomic interval from Ruficoccus sp. ZRK36 contains the following:
- a CDS encoding vWA domain-containing protein; this encodes MPDRQSPGRLAAMKSAHRGRGKTGALAMALVVQAILLLAAVVVMVAVPSGRKDPAFVAGKRISLPQRELDHRVALNEFQQAAGVSMPVEKISAVSLLAEDTLPELPELPSDSFSPFVLENPAPDAQAMLGESGLSAALEGLGGGVSELDLFGVREGAARFVIVVDTSNSMFERQRDGVKYRFDFSLIKDEITALIAGLSSDTQFDLIVYEGGSLAWQPQLMRASLANKEAATEWLRGLSESPGASISSRSSPGPKLIEGGGTRLDTALKQAFSFAPEVIFVVTDGEINRSGKTISEEEVLDIIRELQRSLPEPARIHVIHYQTTVSKPEEVASMRAIAGRNSGRFRQIEAVPVE
- a CDS encoding DUF374 domain-containing protein; this encodes MCLRLNAAVLETPQTQRKRREAQNIRGKERFAIWLGSWLVWAWTRSLRLHADEQTRAVLSERLTGVHMLWHNRLFMISEVGRRYMKYPGRNFYGLISGSKDGAWLSGIFSKLDIEPIRGSSSWRGTEALREIVRLLRDGNDVGITPDGPRGPCYSVQRGALVAARSAGVAITLTAVNPAHTWRLKSWDRFYLPVPFTRVEVRSIKFKNFAELERAAGGEDPAAYIRRRLLELSGIQESEADAGNE
- a CDS encoding MMPL family transporter, which produces MSRLFQFCYRHALGVFGVFLLLTGFGLWQAMRLEINVSTDELIPHDSPERMRYEAVRDEFGSDQLASVYIEDTQLFSPEKLALLKQLTLDLKKLPEVQREENLFTAKNITGSGGWVDTSPLVKRVPETQKEADWLKTVAKANPLLTRAILSEDGEATLLSLYLKPSTSSESHYDRKVYESIEGILKNYNGKFDRVFQVGSPAIHVWMSDYILGDQKFLLPLSCLILIGLIGLLMGSVQASLIPVINAAIATIWTLGFMSMAGIPIGMLNYIVPALILIIGATEDVHILTEYREIRDEGITGLAAIEAVAGRIGLTLMLTAMTTTLGFAVTGINALQIMQDFGMSAAFGLIARFAVSAMFLPAYLRFFGRFIRSNSKGSEQNSRQRRLTLRVRHWIMTHAIGRPRTVIAVFAILCVPCLFLIPQIKVSNDLLSFLRPDSPILEKLNTVSSRLSGSKVAYITLEGEPGEYRQAKKLMQVEKLSEWLRQRDDVDKVIGLNDYLALVNKAMFGDDPAMLKVPDKDGLVAQYLLFFHRSTLQPYVSGDFSAVNLTLRCNLNDSSAFNQLVDEIENKLGSGEFGMHGYSVTGQSVLASRAVDKVITGQVLSLSSMIAFLFITVGLLFLSCRAGLLTVFSNVFAVLMVFGLMGLTGIPLNVGTCMVAAITIGIAVDDTLHLMVRYNKELKVHKEEMPAIASALRSEFYPVMTTSFGLAGGFLVLGFSSFLPVMQFGLLSAFVMLLAFAADVLLTPVLLSTTRLITLWDVIGFNLRQALIESSPVFAGMSKWQAKKLILLANIEDCEPGQRIIREGELGHRMYVVIDGEFEVSKQVEGNKLVLSTLSLGGVVGEVALVSSVRRTADVTASTAGKLLVLDWDSMLKLQRSSPFLSSKLFLNLSRVLGMRLNDSLSRMNTNNPFPPKSQSK
- a CDS encoding outer membrane lipoprotein-sorting protein, whose amino-acid sequence is MTFPRIAIACVLLAAILPLSGFRKASYKTADEIMGELKTRQAVNSEVDLIKMVIVDEGGNTQVREMLSAVKPDKDGNLRYLIRFLAPDDISGVALLTKEKGGDESEQYFYLPALGQARQITGSQKNTPFMGSDFTFDDLRKENTNEFQYYRLLDEELEGREVYVIMSAPANVDIKNRQDYASRLLYIDKEDYNILRVEFYAEGEREPYKTFNGYDYNSSEVDGMTERPRRATMNNHLNNTTSIMTVLKARLNKDVPEEVFTVESLQTQDASNEALLEILDEPHTDDSNKS
- a CDS encoding response regulator transcription factor, encoding MKRVVVVEDQTILRDLICRLLESYPGIEVVGALADGHEALREINDKKPDIVVLDIMLPQLNGVEVLRQLKNADRKPDILVFSAFPSKNVVRKVLEAGIEGFIEKDANLNELEVALEKIAAGQSYFGPRIVDIMREIMINPSQGDSLEELTPRERQVLQLIAESCTSKEIAAKLDISVKTADTHRANLMKKLGVHDVAGLTRQALSFGLIDNPQQLN
- the hflX gene encoding GTPase HflX — encoded protein: MIDTDDLNPMINRACLLGVERPGMYAGEAESLLDELEELAANLRVGVGLRKIVRIREPQSAFLLGTGKVKEVLEEVAKEECDSIIFDEELTPAQQRNWEREGDGKILVIDRQEIILDIFNRRASTKEASLQVELAQLEYQLPRMKRAWTHLDRQRGGGALQRDAGETQLELDQRMIRTRISKLKTELKDVVRHRETQRKQRMKVPLPSAAIVGYTNAGKSSLLNRLTGSKVLAADKLFATLDPTTRRMELPSGQALLVTDTVGFVRRLPHRLVEAFKATLEEAIVSTFLIHVVDASSPEAEAHYKTTLSVLKELGAETKNILTVFNKIDRGIDGLHEAELHHDHPNAIFISAHTGEGMDQLLDKCEQMLREFAEPMTLLIPHSRYDLINKLHEAGAVQDEEAQNEGVLIHGNIPTRLVDAVAEFKFVQS